One genomic window of Marinobacter adhaerens HP15 includes the following:
- a CDS encoding 2-oxo acid dehydrogenase subunit E2, whose translation MEWRVAEGDEIEEDQPVVDVMTDKAMVEITAPKAGRVTKLYHQQQAMAKVHAPLFAFIPRDREEPEEARTKPEPAAQLSTATASPVAAASRQRIPASPAVRRLVREHELNLSDIQGSGKDGRVLKADVLAYIEEGPKQAQNQAPADDAQTATTRSARRAPAADQEARVEPIRGIKAAMAKSMVKSATTIPHFIYSEDIDVTDLLKLREQLKPEAEARGSRLTLMPFFMKAMALAVQEFPVLNSQLNDDVTEIHYLPQCNIGMAVDGKAGLTVPNIKGVESLSLLGIADEVARLTEAARSGRVSQEDLKGGTITISNIGALGGTYTAPIINAPEVAIVALGRTQKLPRFDANGQVVERAIMTVSWAGDHRIIDGGTIARFCNRWKGYLESPQTMLLHMG comes from the coding sequence GTGGAGTGGCGCGTTGCCGAAGGTGACGAAATCGAGGAAGACCAGCCTGTTGTAGACGTTATGACCGACAAGGCCATGGTCGAGATTACCGCCCCTAAAGCCGGGCGCGTCACCAAGCTTTACCATCAACAGCAGGCTATGGCCAAGGTTCATGCCCCGCTGTTTGCGTTCATTCCCCGGGATCGTGAAGAGCCGGAGGAAGCTAGAACCAAACCCGAGCCCGCGGCTCAACTCTCAACCGCGACAGCCTCGCCTGTCGCTGCGGCCAGCCGACAGCGTATTCCGGCCAGCCCTGCCGTTCGCCGTCTGGTTCGGGAGCATGAACTCAACCTCTCGGATATTCAGGGATCAGGTAAAGATGGCCGTGTGCTGAAAGCCGATGTACTGGCTTATATCGAGGAAGGCCCGAAACAGGCCCAGAACCAGGCTCCCGCCGACGATGCGCAAACGGCCACCACCAGAAGTGCCCGCAGGGCGCCTGCCGCCGATCAGGAAGCGCGAGTCGAACCCATCCGCGGAATAAAGGCTGCGATGGCGAAAAGTATGGTCAAATCAGCCACCACCATTCCTCACTTTATCTACAGCGAGGATATTGATGTCACCGATCTGCTCAAGCTACGGGAACAACTCAAACCGGAGGCAGAAGCGCGGGGCTCAAGACTGACGCTCATGCCCTTCTTCATGAAGGCCATGGCCCTGGCGGTTCAGGAATTCCCGGTTCTCAACAGCCAGCTCAACGATGACGTCACGGAGATTCACTACCTGCCCCAGTGCAATATCGGTATGGCGGTGGATGGCAAAGCCGGCCTGACGGTGCCGAACATCAAAGGCGTGGAAAGCCTCTCGTTGTTGGGCATTGCCGACGAGGTTGCGCGCCTGACCGAAGCAGCCCGATCCGGCCGCGTCAGCCAGGAAGACCTCAAGGGCGGCACCATTACCATCTCCAACATTGGCGCATTGGGCGGAACTTACACCGCGCCAATTATCAACGCGCCGGAAGTGGCCATCGTTGCCCTTGGACGCACCCAGAAACTGCCCCGGTTTGACGCCAACGGCCAGGTGGTGGAGCGCGCCATCATGACCGTGAGCTGGGCCGGCGACCATCGCATTATTGACGGCGGCACCATCGCCCGATTCTGCAATCGCTGGAAGGGCTACCTCGAATCGCCCCAAACCATGCTCCTGCATATGGGCTGA
- a CDS encoding alpha-ketoacid dehydrogenase subunit beta, whose translation MSKMNMLQAINNALDTAMAEDERVLCFGEDVGVFGGVFRATSNLQQKYGKARCFNTPLVEQGIIGFANGLAAQGSVPVAEIQFADYIFPAFDQIVNESAKFRYRSGNLFNVGGLTIRAPYGGGIAGGLYHSQSPEAYFAHTPGLKIVVPRNPHQAKGLLLAAIHDPNPTLFFEPKRLYRASVGEVPDEDYRLPLGEAEVTKEGTDVTILGWGAQMEVIDQAVERAEKDGISCEVIDLRTILPWDVETVANSVFKTGRLVVTHEAPLTGGFAGEIAATIQERCFLYLESPIARVTGMDTPFPLVLEKEHLPNHLKVYEAIRASVEF comes from the coding sequence ATGTCGAAGATGAATATGCTCCAGGCCATCAACAATGCCCTCGACACCGCCATGGCGGAGGACGAGCGGGTTCTGTGTTTCGGTGAGGATGTGGGCGTTTTTGGCGGCGTATTCCGTGCCACCAGTAACCTGCAACAGAAATACGGCAAAGCCCGCTGCTTTAACACGCCTCTGGTAGAGCAAGGCATCATCGGGTTTGCCAACGGCCTGGCCGCACAGGGTTCGGTGCCGGTGGCCGAGATCCAGTTTGCCGACTACATTTTTCCGGCCTTCGATCAGATCGTGAACGAATCCGCCAAGTTCCGCTATCGCTCAGGCAACCTGTTCAACGTCGGCGGCCTGACCATTCGCGCCCCTTACGGCGGCGGCATTGCAGGCGGCCTCTACCATTCCCAGTCACCGGAAGCCTACTTTGCCCACACCCCAGGTTTGAAAATCGTGGTGCCGCGCAACCCGCATCAGGCCAAAGGGCTGCTGCTTGCCGCTATCCACGATCCCAACCCGACCCTGTTCTTTGAGCCCAAGCGCCTTTACCGGGCCTCGGTGGGTGAAGTGCCGGATGAAGACTATCGCCTGCCCCTGGGCGAAGCCGAAGTCACCAAGGAAGGCACGGACGTCACGATCCTGGGCTGGGGCGCCCAGATGGAAGTGATTGATCAGGCCGTGGAACGGGCCGAGAAAGACGGCATTTCCTGCGAAGTCATCGACCTGCGGACCATTTTGCCCTGGGATGTGGAAACCGTCGCCAACTCCGTGTTCAAGACTGGACGGCTGGTGGTCACCCACGAAGCTCCCCTGACCGGCGGATTCGCCGGTGAAATCGCGGCCACCATTCAGGAGCGCTGCTTCCTGTATCTGGAGTCTCCGATCGCTAGGGTAACCGGGATGGACACCCCCTTCCCGCTGGTGCTGGAAAAAGAGCACCTGCCCAACCACCTGAAGGTCTATGAGGCCATCAGGGCGAGCGTTGAATTCTAG
- a CDS encoding methyl-accepting chemotaxis protein — translation MNTVARDLAPETAIGTESVISVYRMRLRVFDYFSTGNEKTLERFDEMETDFRAVMAKAQEDIQEPERASLVDRIEGTTNQYIEAFRNELVPAKRQVLNIIAEQLDVHGPNATKALRLALNGVANREPDSDLRAGLEQLLNDALIMRMTAERYLATGDEDSQKALGWAIEDLSDALELIDAENGPEFVQVYLNTVVEELEAYRAAVQKMLEQQSILVNVKSQKLDVLGPEIASMARELEASIFASLDEEADEATAETDLALKFTLAAFLVSAVLGLIVAIVMSRLMGNSVKRAKTEILGYLDDIANNNGNLSTRLTPGRPDEIGDFIDAVNTFLQTLEETISRIVTASRQLTGESESLSGITERTTANSEQQRDQITQVSAAMQEMVSTSEEIASNTSETDESARKASSLADSGQETVDSAIRAVTNLANQVEKGSTRIQQLENESAEIGNVLAVIQSIAEQTNLLALNAAIEAARAGDAGRGFAVVADEVRGLAKRVQESTVDIERIVSQLQSGAAGAVVDMSKAKQMAEEASEEASKSGEALTDILAAVNSIVEMTTQIASATEQQRATAAEMTQNVEISSGAIEELAGDISQVNQSSRSLANMADELNTLVRRFRASES, via the coding sequence ATGAACACGGTCGCCCGCGATCTTGCGCCAGAAACGGCCATTGGCACTGAGTCGGTCATCAGCGTTTATCGAATGCGCCTTCGGGTATTCGATTACTTTTCTACAGGCAACGAAAAAACCCTGGAACGGTTTGATGAGATGGAAACGGATTTCAGAGCCGTCATGGCGAAGGCGCAGGAGGACATTCAGGAGCCCGAGCGAGCCAGCCTGGTTGATCGGATTGAAGGGACAACCAATCAATACATTGAGGCCTTCAGAAACGAGCTGGTTCCGGCAAAGCGTCAGGTGCTCAACATTATTGCTGAACAGCTGGATGTGCACGGACCTAACGCAACAAAAGCCCTCAGGCTTGCATTAAATGGTGTTGCCAACCGTGAGCCAGACAGCGATCTGAGAGCCGGTCTGGAGCAGCTCCTTAACGATGCGTTGATCATGCGGATGACTGCCGAGCGGTATCTGGCAACCGGCGACGAGGATTCGCAAAAGGCCCTCGGTTGGGCCATTGAAGATCTGTCTGACGCCCTCGAACTGATTGATGCCGAGAATGGTCCCGAATTTGTTCAGGTATACCTGAACACCGTTGTTGAGGAACTGGAAGCCTACCGAGCTGCTGTTCAGAAAATGCTTGAGCAGCAGAGCATTCTCGTCAACGTTAAATCCCAGAAGCTGGACGTGCTTGGACCGGAAATTGCGAGCATGGCGAGGGAACTTGAAGCAAGTATATTTGCCTCCCTGGACGAAGAGGCCGATGAGGCAACCGCCGAAACCGATCTCGCTCTGAAATTTACTCTGGCAGCTTTCCTGGTCTCTGCCGTACTCGGATTGATTGTTGCGATTGTGATGAGCCGTTTGATGGGCAACAGCGTGAAACGCGCCAAGACTGAAATTCTCGGTTACCTCGATGACATCGCCAATAACAACGGCAACCTCTCAACCCGACTCACTCCGGGCCGTCCCGATGAGATCGGTGACTTCATCGACGCAGTCAACACCTTCCTGCAAACGCTTGAGGAAACGATTTCCCGAATTGTAACGGCGTCTCGCCAACTGACCGGCGAGTCCGAATCACTTTCCGGTATCACAGAGCGTACAACTGCCAATTCGGAGCAACAGCGCGACCAGATCACGCAGGTGTCTGCCGCCATGCAGGAAATGGTGTCCACCTCCGAAGAGATCGCCTCGAACACCAGCGAAACTGACGAATCGGCCCGTAAGGCCTCATCGCTTGCGGATTCCGGACAAGAAACCGTTGACTCTGCCATTCGGGCGGTTACCAACCTGGCCAATCAGGTTGAGAAGGGGTCTACCCGGATCCAACAACTGGAGAACGAATCGGCCGAAATCGGTAATGTGCTGGCTGTTATCCAGAGCATTGCTGAGCAAACGAATCTCCTTGCGCTCAATGCCGCCATTGAGGCGGCTCGAGCCGGTGACGCCGGGCGAGGATTTGCCGTGGTTGCCGATGAAGTTCGAGGACTGGCCAAGCGCGTTCAGGAATCGACCGTCGATATCGAGCGGATTGTGTCCCAGCTCCAGAGTGGCGCGGCCGGCGCAGTAGTGGACATGAGCAAGGCCAAGCAGATGGCCGAAGAGGCCAGCGAGGAGGCAAGCAAGTCGGGCGAAGCTTTGACGGACATTCTCGCGGCGGTTAACAGCATCGTTGAAATGACCACCCAGATTGCAAGCGCGACCGAGCAACAGCGAGCGACCGCCGCAGAGATGACCCAGAACGTGGAAATAAGCAGCGGCGCAATTGAGGAACTGGCCGGAGACATTTCCCAGGTGAATCAGTCAAGCCGCTCTCTGGCGAACATGGCTGATGAATTGAATACGCTCGTGCGACGCTTCAGGGCCAGTGAATCCTGA
- a CDS encoding beta-ketoacyl-ACP synthase III, which translates to MTFARITGTGSYLPENIVTNKDLEKMVDTTDQWIRERTGIERRHIAVEGQTTVDLAEQAARNAIDAAGINAQDIDLIVFATSTPDKIFPSSACILQARLGIHGCPAFDIQAVCSGFVYALATAEKFIKTGSSKKALVIGAEVFSRIINWEDRGTCVLFGDGAGAVILEADEETGILSTHIHADGQYEDLLHVPCGISDNYDQVKAGRAFVEMKGNEVFKVAVNTLGKIVDETLAANRMQKSEIDWLVPHQANLRIISATAKKLNMSMDQVVVTVNEHGNTSAASIPLALDVAVRDGRIKRNEVLLLEAFGGGFTWGSALLRY; encoded by the coding sequence ATGACCTTTGCACGAATTACCGGCACCGGTTCCTACCTGCCTGAAAACATCGTTACCAACAAAGACCTCGAAAAAATGGTCGACACCACCGACCAGTGGATTCGTGAGCGCACGGGAATCGAACGACGTCATATTGCCGTTGAAGGCCAGACCACAGTGGATCTTGCGGAGCAGGCTGCCAGGAATGCCATTGATGCCGCGGGCATCAATGCACAGGACATCGATCTGATCGTGTTTGCCACCTCCACCCCGGACAAGATTTTTCCGAGTTCCGCATGCATCCTGCAGGCGCGTCTTGGCATCCATGGCTGCCCCGCGTTCGACATACAGGCGGTGTGCAGCGGATTTGTATACGCCCTCGCAACAGCCGAAAAGTTCATCAAGACCGGAAGCAGCAAGAAAGCCCTGGTTATCGGCGCTGAGGTTTTTTCCCGCATCATTAACTGGGAAGACCGCGGTACCTGTGTTCTCTTCGGAGACGGGGCCGGTGCCGTGATTCTGGAAGCCGACGAGGAAACCGGGATTCTTTCCACCCATATCCACGCCGACGGTCAATACGAAGATCTGCTCCACGTGCCTTGCGGCATCTCAGACAATTACGATCAGGTAAAGGCGGGTCGGGCCTTCGTCGAGATGAAGGGCAATGAAGTGTTCAAAGTGGCGGTGAACACGCTAGGCAAGATCGTTGATGAAACCCTGGCAGCCAACCGGATGCAGAAATCGGAGATCGACTGGCTGGTTCCACACCAGGCCAACCTTAGAATCATCTCGGCCACGGCAAAGAAACTGAACATGTCCATGGATCAGGTTGTCGTAACGGTTAATGAGCACGGCAACACGTCCGCTGCATCTATCCCTCTCGCCCTTGATGTGGCTGTGCGAGATGGGCGGATCAAACGCAATGAGGTGCTTCTCCTTGAGGCTTTTGGCGGCGGATTTACCTGGGGCTCTGCACTGCTCCGTTACTGA
- a CDS encoding peptidoglycan-binding domain-containing protein, translating to MTRSQSLRKQGARGPAIVILTAAACLGTAQAAEPEKVIFAAENALYGAGHDIGRADGWIDEQLRAAIRAYQAQNGLQTNGNLDTATLKALGVTKTSSATITANSVGSRKASVAQLGLSLPKPASNTPTIARAEPEPAPAPEPTPDPIQKSSEQGKPTTSLDGEPDENQIVTEGTSKSTEVKPQEKVAEAAPTPPEPVASERPAPTSAPAPTPEPAVAEETTPEATKEPDPVLAQLPAEPTSAGPAEPKVTETKKAQPIEGENTASTNSAVADNSQSTGGGFFSVLFDFFLVGWCERQLCNRSLKTFQSITLPSESKWTYPRKLGSSSQAFTKPTVSPESETISKASLRALAMSLSGSVSERLRLTEESKGKLL from the coding sequence ATGACGCGCTCTCAATCACTTAGGAAGCAAGGCGCTCGCGGCCCTGCCATTGTCATTCTGACAGCGGCTGCCTGCCTCGGCACTGCTCAAGCCGCCGAACCCGAAAAAGTCATTTTCGCCGCCGAAAATGCACTTTACGGTGCCGGTCATGATATCGGACGCGCGGATGGATGGATTGATGAGCAACTCCGAGCGGCCATACGCGCCTATCAAGCTCAAAATGGGCTGCAAACCAACGGCAACCTGGATACGGCAACACTGAAAGCGCTCGGCGTGACCAAAACATCCAGCGCAACCATCACTGCAAATTCAGTCGGCAGTCGAAAGGCGTCAGTGGCACAGCTCGGTTTGTCCCTTCCCAAGCCAGCGTCCAATACCCCGACCATTGCCAGGGCTGAACCAGAGCCTGCGCCCGCGCCAGAACCTACCCCGGACCCCATTCAAAAATCTTCCGAACAGGGCAAGCCAACAACTTCGCTCGATGGCGAACCTGATGAAAACCAGATAGTTACTGAGGGAACTTCGAAAAGCACTGAAGTGAAGCCACAAGAAAAAGTGGCGGAAGCCGCCCCGACACCCCCCGAACCGGTGGCTTCAGAGCGCCCTGCTCCAACTTCAGCTCCAGCTCCCACGCCGGAACCTGCGGTCGCCGAGGAAACAACACCGGAAGCCACCAAAGAACCAGACCCGGTGCTGGCCCAGCTCCCTGCAGAGCCTACCAGTGCGGGACCTGCCGAGCCGAAAGTAACGGAGACGAAGAAAGCCCAGCCAATCGAAGGAGAAAACACTGCATCGACAAATTCCGCGGTTGCCGATAATTCTCAGAGCACCGGCGGCGGTTTTTTCAGCGTCTTATTCGATTTCTTTTTGGTTGGCTGGTGTGAGCGTCAGCTCTGCAACCGGTCTTTAAAGACTTTCCAGTCAATCACGTTGCCGTCGGAATCGAAGTGGACGTATCCGCGGAAACTCGGATCATCTTCCCAGGCCTTCACAAAGCCTACGGTTTCACCGGAGTCTGAGACTATCTCAAAGGCTTCGCTGCGGGCGTTGGCAATGTCTTTATCAGGCTCGGTATCTGAACGCTTGAGGCTTACGGAGGAGTCTAAGGGCAAATTGCTTTGA
- a CDS encoding thiamine pyrophosphate-dependent dehydrogenase E1 component subunit alpha: MTTTKSKVVYSPVFTDGAEFRIPTFKLLKQDGKLYKSAKAPDLDKDKALRIYRAMVTTRILDERMLAAQRQGRLSFYMQCTGEEAAVIGSAAALDDGDMIMAQYREQGALAYRGFTIDEFMNQLFGNEMDYGKGRQMPVHYGSKKLNYMTISSPLATQIPQAAGYAYGQKLRGEGLCTITYFGEGAASEGDFHAALNMAAVHRVPVIFLCRNNGYAISTPAAEQFAADGVAPRAYGYKMDVIRVDGNDILAMYQATQEARKLAVEHNRPVLIEAMSYRLAAHSSSDDPSGYRSKDEEAVWREKDPILRMRLWLESKKWWSEDDEKQLQENMRREVLETMKRAQKRPPPPLESLVSDVYDEVPPALAEQFEKLKAHIGRHPDEYPKSAEHAKGGA, translated from the coding sequence ATGACAACAACAAAGTCCAAAGTTGTGTATTCCCCAGTGTTTACCGACGGTGCGGAATTCCGGATTCCCACCTTCAAGCTCCTGAAACAGGACGGCAAGCTCTACAAGAGCGCCAAGGCTCCTGATCTCGACAAAGACAAGGCCCTCCGTATATACCGGGCCATGGTCACTACCCGAATTCTTGACGAGCGAATGCTTGCTGCCCAACGGCAGGGCCGCTTGAGCTTTTACATGCAGTGTACCGGCGAAGAAGCTGCCGTGATCGGCAGTGCCGCAGCACTGGATGATGGCGACATGATCATGGCGCAGTACCGGGAGCAAGGTGCCCTGGCCTACCGCGGCTTTACCATTGATGAATTCATGAACCAGTTGTTCGGCAACGAGATGGACTATGGCAAGGGCCGCCAGATGCCGGTCCACTATGGCTCGAAGAAGCTGAACTACATGACCATTTCCTCGCCGCTGGCCACCCAGATTCCCCAGGCCGCGGGCTATGCCTATGGTCAGAAACTCAGGGGCGAAGGTCTTTGCACCATTACCTATTTTGGTGAAGGCGCTGCCTCGGAAGGCGACTTTCACGCTGCCCTGAACATGGCTGCAGTTCATCGGGTTCCGGTGATTTTCCTTTGCCGCAACAACGGGTACGCCATTTCTACCCCGGCCGCAGAGCAGTTTGCTGCCGACGGTGTTGCACCGCGGGCCTATGGCTACAAGATGGACGTGATCCGCGTGGATGGAAACGACATTCTGGCCATGTACCAGGCCACTCAGGAAGCCCGCAAACTGGCCGTGGAACACAACCGTCCGGTATTGATCGAAGCCATGAGCTATCGCCTGGCCGCCCACTCCTCCTCGGACGACCCCTCCGGCTATCGCAGCAAGGATGAAGAAGCAGTCTGGCGTGAGAAAGATCCTATCCTGCGTATGCGCCTCTGGCTGGAAAGCAAGAAATGGTGGAGTGAGGACGACGAAAAGCAGCTGCAGGAAAACATGCGCCGCGAAGTACTGGAAACGATGAAACGTGCCCAGAAGCGTCCACCACCGCCGCTAGAATCCCTGGTAAGCGACGTCTACGACGAAGTGCCACCTGCCCTGGCTGAGCAGTTCGAAAAATTGAAAGCGCACATCGGCCGTCACCCGGACGAATACCCGAAGAGTGCCGAACACGCCAAGGGAGGAGCCTGA
- a CDS encoding biotin/lipoyl-containing protein: MSDFILPDIGEGIVECELVKWLVSEGDVIEEDQPVAEVMTDKALVEIPAPYKGRVTRLYYKEGDTAKVHAPLFELVDESESSGQASAASSPEPAEAKPAPEAENSRPPASNRTITPPKTLSCRISAKVSLSARWWSGALPKVTKSRKTSLL, encoded by the coding sequence ATGAGTGATTTTATACTGCCCGATATCGGCGAAGGTATCGTGGAATGTGAACTGGTCAAATGGCTGGTTAGCGAAGGCGATGTGATTGAAGAAGATCAACCGGTCGCCGAGGTAATGACCGACAAGGCCCTGGTGGAGATTCCGGCACCCTACAAGGGCCGCGTGACACGCCTCTACTACAAGGAAGGCGACACCGCCAAAGTCCATGCCCCGCTGTTCGAGCTGGTGGATGAAAGCGAGAGCAGTGGCCAGGCGTCAGCAGCCAGTTCTCCGGAACCTGCCGAAGCAAAGCCGGCTCCCGAGGCGGAAAACAGCCGGCCTCCGGCATCGAATCGGACGATAACGCCACCGAAGACTTTATCCTGCCGGATATCGGCGAAGGTATCGTTGAGTGCGAGGTGGTGGAGTGGCGCGTTGCCGAAGGTGACGAAATCGAGGAAGACCAGCCTGTTGTAG
- a CDS encoding YdcH family protein — protein MGISSHELHVEFPQYRELIQELKNNDLKFNEKLQEYTHLDHEIEGLEKRDSPIGDDKLHRMKQKRAQLKDDLYQVLLSNAKAS, from the coding sequence ATGGGCATTTCCAGCCATGAGCTTCACGTAGAATTCCCGCAGTACCGAGAACTGATTCAGGAACTCAAGAACAATGATCTCAAGTTCAACGAAAAGCTTCAGGAGTACACGCATCTCGATCACGAAATTGAAGGGCTGGAAAAGAGGGATTCTCCCATCGGTGATGACAAACTCCACCGCATGAAGCAGAAACGCGCACAGCTGAAAGATGACCTTTACCAAGTGTTACTTTCAAACGCCAAGGCGTCATAA
- a CDS encoding protein kinase domain-containing protein, producing MAQKTQLQQFYIPEEQSIYLLSHDDAKKLKDWVALCAAQLRQLGYQDIELIGKGAYGFVFSGRLPGTAAGGPEHVFKFTRINLPRHLQDRLEDEAYILEQVRHPRVPRLISYQRANNQPILVMERAAGLNLEEVSLRDGRLKPRLIMRIADQLADILRNLRRENGPAGRPIVHGDIKPSNLVFDASTENIALIDWGSSVFAQLDANQQFITANVMELMSDNLQQTNARLGDVYFIGEEQLNGGLSSPRFDEQGAAGTLYALASAQSCRFGHRAIPATSLGLPMEFARMLDGMLSPDPETRRRAGDYYLTEMPRMARTVMIDLPETPVAAQVPVWVRASDQEIDTVVYSSRKSFLREEGAPETLNDVNDVQLDRYYKNFMQGMGETEKAFLAAVSRLGRYPVEGGLAVRWETDGIYIDTSLNLHDPALKSAFVQAVNNMVFLAQAIYRKGIFKSCLFNARNTLHIDREEPDQPFLVSPDMKLHYEVSAAPEVEDESRVHSYFEDGPDPEEFLVLPETIIRSLEALNSIHHTGMIIFEALPRHLKIHSHYRLLDPEQESEFSRLLDEILSAVEQITGLGVSGFMKMPYKDTRFFPHIERLPERYYPRNPRTEHAST from the coding sequence ATGGCGCAGAAGACGCAACTGCAGCAGTTCTACATACCCGAAGAGCAGTCGATCTACCTGCTCAGCCATGATGATGCCAAAAAGCTCAAGGACTGGGTGGCGCTCTGCGCTGCCCAGCTCCGCCAACTCGGCTACCAGGACATAGAACTGATTGGCAAGGGTGCGTACGGCTTTGTATTCTCAGGCCGCCTGCCAGGCACCGCAGCCGGGGGCCCGGAACACGTCTTCAAGTTCACCCGAATCAACCTGCCCCGGCATCTTCAAGACCGGCTTGAAGATGAAGCCTACATTCTGGAGCAGGTCCGCCACCCCAGGGTGCCACGGCTGATTTCCTACCAAAGAGCCAATAACCAGCCGATTCTGGTGATGGAGCGTGCTGCCGGATTAAATCTGGAAGAGGTTTCCCTGCGTGATGGTCGTCTGAAACCACGGCTCATCATGCGCATCGCGGACCAGCTGGCGGACATCCTTCGAAACCTGCGCCGTGAGAATGGACCGGCTGGCAGACCGATCGTTCATGGCGACATCAAACCTTCCAATCTGGTCTTCGACGCCAGCACCGAAAACATTGCCCTGATTGACTGGGGCTCCTCCGTGTTTGCCCAGCTGGACGCCAACCAGCAGTTCATCACCGCCAACGTGATGGAGCTGATGTCTGACAACCTCCAGCAAACCAACGCCCGGCTCGGCGATGTGTATTTTATCGGCGAGGAACAGCTCAACGGTGGGCTGTCGTCTCCCCGTTTCGATGAACAGGGAGCAGCCGGCACGCTCTATGCCCTGGCGTCAGCCCAATCCTGCCGCTTTGGCCATCGGGCCATCCCGGCCACCTCACTGGGCCTGCCCATGGAATTCGCACGCATGCTGGATGGCATGCTGTCACCGGATCCGGAAACTCGCCGTAGGGCGGGCGATTACTACCTGACAGAGATGCCGCGTATGGCCCGCACGGTGATGATCGATCTGCCGGAAACCCCGGTCGCGGCCCAGGTACCTGTGTGGGTGCGTGCCTCTGACCAGGAAATTGACACCGTGGTTTACAGCTCGCGTAAATCCTTTCTCAGGGAGGAAGGCGCACCGGAAACCCTCAACGACGTCAATGACGTACAGCTGGACCGCTACTACAAGAACTTCATGCAGGGCATGGGCGAAACCGAAAAGGCGTTTCTGGCAGCCGTGAGCCGGCTCGGGCGCTACCCGGTGGAAGGTGGACTGGCCGTGCGCTGGGAAACCGATGGTATCTACATCGACACTTCCCTGAATCTGCACGATCCGGCATTGAAGTCGGCGTTTGTGCAGGCCGTCAACAACATGGTTTTCCTGGCCCAGGCCATTTACCGCAAGGGAATTTTCAAAAGTTGTCTGTTTAACGCCCGGAACACTCTGCATATTGATCGCGAAGAACCGGACCAGCCGTTTCTGGTGTCGCCGGACATGAAACTGCATTACGAGGTCAGCGCCGCACCAGAGGTGGAGGACGAAAGTCGCGTTCACTCCTACTTCGAAGACGGACCGGATCCGGAGGAATTTCTCGTTCTTCCTGAGACCATCATCCGTTCGCTGGAGGCACTGAACAGTATTCACCACACGGGCATGATCATCTTCGAAGCCCTGCCCCGCCATCTCAAAATCCATAGCCACTATCGGCTACTGGATCCTGAGCAAGAATCGGAGTTCAGCCGGTTGCTGGATGAAATTCTCTCGGCAGTCGAACAGATAACCGGGCTCGGCGTATCAGGCTTTATGAAGATGCCTTACAAGGACACCCGGTTCTTTCCCCACATCGAGCGACTTCCCGAACGCTACTACCCGCGTAATCCAAGGACTGAGCATGCCTCTACCTGA
- a CDS encoding YebG family protein has product MAVQAVYFSDRDGLDMALKNPETMLFTSKAEADARDKVLELAEEIQVFLGRKVEGLGDDLAERCAMAIAEDKDLFQKALKKPELLNAEQE; this is encoded by the coding sequence ATGGCAGTACAAGCAGTCTACTTTTCTGATAGGGACGGCCTGGATATGGCACTGAAAAATCCTGAGACGATGCTGTTCACTTCAAAAGCCGAAGCCGACGCCCGGGACAAAGTGCTCGAACTGGCGGAGGAAATTCAGGTATTCCTTGGCCGCAAGGTTGAAGGCCTGGGCGACGATCTGGCCGAACGCTGTGCCATGGCCATAGCGGAGGACAAAGACCTGTTCCAGAAAGCTCTCAAGAAGCCCGAGCTGCTGAACGCAGAACAGGAATAG